Genomic window (Sulfurimonas sp.):
TAAATTCAGTGAAAAAAATGAAGAAATTTATAATCAACTTTTAAATATAGCAGATGATAAAAATAGAGTTCCTTGCTTAGATGCTTGGAAACTCGCACAAAATTATTCTCTAAATAAGGTTGGTTCAACAACAAAAAAAGTGATATAGAAATTATCGATTGTCAACTTGGATGTTTTAGGAAAAGGGTACATCATGGTAGTAAAAGTTAAAACTTGGATAGAAAATGATAATAAAGATTTAATATTTGGTGGTGGTAAAACACAAATCTTAGAACTTATAGATGAAACAGGTTCTATATCAGAAGCTTCTAAAAGAGTTGGTATGAACTATAAAAAAGCTTGGACACACATAAAAATACTTCAAGAATTTATAGAAGATGAACTTGTCATAGTAAACAAAGGTAGAGGCTCTGGGGGAACAACACTTACACCAAAAGCAAAAGAACTTATAGCTAATTATAAACTTTTGCAAAATGATGTAAAAAATTATTCAC
Coding sequences:
- a CDS encoding ModE family transcriptional regulator, with product MANSSISCLDGFKLAKKLNVNPMEIADICKKENIKIDNCELGVFGTHKFSEKNEEIYNQLLNIADDKNRVPCLDAWKLAQNYSLNKVGSTTKKVI
- a CDS encoding winged helix-turn-helix domain-containing protein: MVVKVKTWIENDNKDLIFGGGKTQILELIDETGSISEASKRVGMNYKKAWTHIKILQEFIEDELVIVNKGRGSGGTTLTPKAKELIANYKLLQNDVKNYSQQRFKEIFKSQGYIVNCTNEEQNV